The proteins below come from a single Lineus longissimus chromosome 5, tnLinLong1.2, whole genome shotgun sequence genomic window:
- the LOC135488680 gene encoding uncharacterized protein LOC135488680 isoform X12, with translation MDEPNSQLMEMESEMDENKSGTVFEGQGECEEDFSDYGNPDMEGDEEEGGEFDEEENGEDHEENPKLPTFGEGHLEFDKVAESNFGGETENPEGGFSQSEIKQELSDYDDENAEFEAEHLESIDENPMLDNAGSEGEHSEFEGKDSDVPVENPDLEHEHLGIQGEHSDIDGENPDADGENLDLEGEHSDFVGRQFKVAGRDDHEMEGSDFEEGEHPELEDEDEEGEYEEGVYPGMDDEDSRLEGDENLSGKEEEEDSSKVDKTSPLYIDRQRSANILKQIAEFESEAVNKTAESDETAAIGTSGYDIDNSNMAQISPKREPQADTVVEETNASSPSVDAFSIRKSLDLTRSLSTVEWSSSASPSKRDLASSPPGLGRDDDPRPTKRLKMQTMRTELDLKGSMMTRTWTELTNLLNDYQAELYQREDTLTSFENCDEKAVLEEMSALKDDLGSKDRVLSKCQEELRTKTERLKTVEAELIMKTDELTKVKQELTTRNAQVKKFEFDVRYLKNEHVVKDNLLKKVQDQMVRETREMAAQIQGLRESMEMEKRLAQSYKDMAERERKKRENVENRCRLLMSQSGGKVQPSIPMSASDDGDVIVIEDDEPKRANIRADIRHSRPAGSGISSFRQASPSSSLASLGHLSAATGVRRQSPVSSAHGSSIGGAQTSFMSSDSLASKTLSSSSMLHDSTRSFASDHKTTAPVISNVESLQGHSLSSPTRFEDSIMNPLRSTPERQDSFGEGSSMEMSQSLRETGMPGLSAHSCPICSKAFPTRWRLSVHLRIHTGEKPFICQICDKAFRQKPHLKTHMISCHSRLM, from the exons ATGGATGAACCGAATTCACAGCTAATGGAAATGGAATCCGAAATGGATGAAAACAAGTCTGGTACTGTGTTCGAAGGGCAAGGCGAGTGTGAAGAGGACTTCTCCGATTACGGAAATCCCGACATGGAGGGGGATGAGGAGGAGGGGGGTGAATTTGATGAAGAGGAAAATGGAGAAGACCATGAGGAAAATCCAAAGTTACCAACCTTTGGAGAAGGACATCTGGAGTTCGACAAAGTCGCCGAGTCTAATTTTGGTGGGGAAACTGAAAATCCAGAAGGTGGATTCAGTCAGTCCGAAATCAAGCAAGAGCTTTCAGACTATGATGATGAGAACGCAGAGTTTGAGGCTGAGCACCTGGAATCGATTGATGAAAATCCGATGTTAGACAATGCAGGCTCGGAGGGTGAGCATTCAGAATTTGAAGGCAAAGATTCAGATGTTCCGGTTGAAAACCCAGACCTTGAGCATGAGCACCTTGGCATTCAGGGTGAGCACTCAGACATTGATGGTGAAAATCCAGATGCTGACGGTGAAAATCTTGACTTGGAAGGTGAACATTCAGACTTTGTTGGTCGACAATTTAAAGTTGCTGGTCGCGACGATCATGAGATGGAAGGGTCAGACTTCGAAGAGGGTGAGCATCCTGAGCTGGAAGATGAAGACGAAGAGGGTGAATATGAGGAAGGGGTATATCCAGGGATGGACGATGAGGACTCGAGACTAGAAGGGGACGAAAATCTTTCTggaaaggaggaggaggaggattcATCAAAAGTAGACAAGACTTCTCCGCTATACATTGACAGGCAACGATCGGCAAATATTCTGAAACAGATTGCAGAATTTGAGTCCGAAGCTGTGAATAAAACTGCTGAAAGTGATGAGACAGCTGCGATAGGAACTTCTGGTTATGACATTGATAATTCCAATATGGCGCAAATTTCTCCGAAGCGTGAACCTCAAGCGGACACTGTTGTGGAGGAAACAAATGCTTCTAGTCCGAGTGTTGATGCATTTTCAATTAGGAAATCCTTAGACTTGACTCGGTCGCTGAGTACCGTAGAATGGTCGTCAAGTGCCAGTCCTTCCAAACGAGATTTAGCTAGCTCCCCTCCAGGCCTTGGTCGTGATGACGACCCTAGGCCGACTAAGCGTTTAAAAATGCAGACTATGAGAACTGAATTAGACTTGAAAGGTTCCATGATGACAAGGACTTGGACTGAATTGACTAATCTTCTAAACGACTATCAGGCTGAGTTATATCAGCGTGAGGACACGCTGACGTCGTTTGAAAATTGTGACGAGAAGGCAGTTCTGGAAGAAATGTCAGCGTTGAAGGATGACCTTGGATCCAAAGATAGAGTATTGTCAAAGTGTCAGGAGGAATTGCGCACAAAAACTGAAAGACTAAAAACTGTGGAAGCTGAGTTGATAATGAAAACCGACGAATTGACAAAAGTTAAACAAGAGTTAACGACACGAAATGCTCAGGTTAAAAAGTTTGAATTCGATGTGCGATATTTGAAAAATGAGCATGTGGTGAAGGACAATTTGTTAAAGAAGGTTCAGGATCAGATGGTGCGCGAAACTCGTGAGATGGCAGCGCAGATTCAAGGTCTGCGGGAATCAATGGAGATGGAGAAGCGACTTGCGCAGTCGTATAAAGACATGGCGGAACGGGAGAGGAAAAAACGTGAGAATGTGGAGAACAGGTGTCGTCTGCTGATGTCCCAGTCTGGAGGGAAGGTGCAGCCCAGCATACCAATG AGTGCATCCGATGATGGCGACGTGATAGTCATCGAGGACGATGAACCCAAACGGGCAAATATCCGGGCCGACATCCGACATTCTAGACCAGCCGGGTCAGGCATCTCATCTTTCCGCCAAGCCTCTCCATCTTCCAGTCTTGCGAGTTTAGGACATTTAAGCGCTGCAACTGGTGTGCGGCGGCAGTCACCTGTTTCTAGTGCTCATGGTTCAAGTATAGGTGGCGCTCAAACTTCATTCATGTCAAGTGACAGTCTCGCTTCAAAAACTCTTAGTTCCTCGTCTATGTTACATGACAGTACACGTTCATTTGCCAGTGATCATAAAACTACAGCGCCTGTGATTTCTAACGTGGAATCGCTCCAAGGACATTCTCTTAGTAGTCCGACGAGGTTTGAAGACTCGATAATGAATCCATTACGCAGTACGCCAGAACGGCAAGATAGTTTTGGCGAAGGTTCAAGTATGGAAATGTCACAG TCCCTGAGAGAGACTGGTATGCCAGGCCTGTCCGCCCACTCATGCCCAATATGTAGCAAGGCTTTCCCAACGCGCTGGAGACTATCCGTTCACCTTCGTATCCATACAGGCGAAAAGCCGTTCATTTGTCAAATATGTGACAAGGCTTTCAGGCAGAAGCCTCATCTAAAAACACACATGAT CAGCTGTCACAGCAGACTAATGTAG
- the LOC135488680 gene encoding uncharacterized protein LOC135488680 isoform X14 has protein sequence MDEPNSQLMEMESEMDENKSGTVFEGQGECEEDFSDYGNPDMEGDEEEGGEFDEEENGEDHEENPKLPTFGEGHLEFDKVAESNFGGETENPEGGFSQSEIKQELSDYDDENAEFEAEHLESIDENPMLDNAGSEGEHSEFEGKDSDVPVENPDLEHEHLGIQGEHSDIDGENPDADGENLDLEGEHSDFVGRQFKVAGRDDHEMEGSDFEEGEHPELEDEDEEGEYEEGVYPGMDDEDSRLEGDENLSGKEEEEDSSKVDKTSPLYIDRQRSANILKQIAEFESEAVNKTAESDETAAIGTSGYDIDNSNMAQISPKREPQADTVVEETNASSPSVDAFSIRKSLDLTRSLSTVEWSSSASPSKRDLASSPPGLGRDDDPRPTKRLKMQTMRTELDLKGSMMTRTWTELTNLLNDYQAELYQREDTLTSFENCDEKAVLEEMSALKDDLGSKDRVLSKCQEELRTKTERLKTVEAELIMKTDELTKVKQELTTRNAQVKKFEFDVRYLKNEHVVKDNLLKKVQDQMVRETREMAAQIQGLRESMEMEKRLAQSYKDMAERERKKRENVENRCRLLMSQSGGKVQPSIPMSASDDGDVIVIEDDEPKRANIRADIRHSRPAGSGISSFRQASPSSSLASLGHLSAATGVRRQSPVSSAHGSSIGGAQTSFMSSDSLASKTLSSSSMLHDSTRSFASDHKTTAPVISNVESLQGHSLSSPTRFEDSIMNPLRSTPERQDSFGEGSSMEMSQSLLEASSPGQGMIHSCSLCPKVFPTRWKLSAHLRVHTGEKPFVLFYLWEGFQTEGPPAHSYIYSA, from the exons ATGGATGAACCGAATTCACAGCTAATGGAAATGGAATCCGAAATGGATGAAAACAAGTCTGGTACTGTGTTCGAAGGGCAAGGCGAGTGTGAAGAGGACTTCTCCGATTACGGAAATCCCGACATGGAGGGGGATGAGGAGGAGGGGGGTGAATTTGATGAAGAGGAAAATGGAGAAGACCATGAGGAAAATCCAAAGTTACCAACCTTTGGAGAAGGACATCTGGAGTTCGACAAAGTCGCCGAGTCTAATTTTGGTGGGGAAACTGAAAATCCAGAAGGTGGATTCAGTCAGTCCGAAATCAAGCAAGAGCTTTCAGACTATGATGATGAGAACGCAGAGTTTGAGGCTGAGCACCTGGAATCGATTGATGAAAATCCGATGTTAGACAATGCAGGCTCGGAGGGTGAGCATTCAGAATTTGAAGGCAAAGATTCAGATGTTCCGGTTGAAAACCCAGACCTTGAGCATGAGCACCTTGGCATTCAGGGTGAGCACTCAGACATTGATGGTGAAAATCCAGATGCTGACGGTGAAAATCTTGACTTGGAAGGTGAACATTCAGACTTTGTTGGTCGACAATTTAAAGTTGCTGGTCGCGACGATCATGAGATGGAAGGGTCAGACTTCGAAGAGGGTGAGCATCCTGAGCTGGAAGATGAAGACGAAGAGGGTGAATATGAGGAAGGGGTATATCCAGGGATGGACGATGAGGACTCGAGACTAGAAGGGGACGAAAATCTTTCTggaaaggaggaggaggaggattcATCAAAAGTAGACAAGACTTCTCCGCTATACATTGACAGGCAACGATCGGCAAATATTCTGAAACAGATTGCAGAATTTGAGTCCGAAGCTGTGAATAAAACTGCTGAAAGTGATGAGACAGCTGCGATAGGAACTTCTGGTTATGACATTGATAATTCCAATATGGCGCAAATTTCTCCGAAGCGTGAACCTCAAGCGGACACTGTTGTGGAGGAAACAAATGCTTCTAGTCCGAGTGTTGATGCATTTTCAATTAGGAAATCCTTAGACTTGACTCGGTCGCTGAGTACCGTAGAATGGTCGTCAAGTGCCAGTCCTTCCAAACGAGATTTAGCTAGCTCCCCTCCAGGCCTTGGTCGTGATGACGACCCTAGGCCGACTAAGCGTTTAAAAATGCAGACTATGAGAACTGAATTAGACTTGAAAGGTTCCATGATGACAAGGACTTGGACTGAATTGACTAATCTTCTAAACGACTATCAGGCTGAGTTATATCAGCGTGAGGACACGCTGACGTCGTTTGAAAATTGTGACGAGAAGGCAGTTCTGGAAGAAATGTCAGCGTTGAAGGATGACCTTGGATCCAAAGATAGAGTATTGTCAAAGTGTCAGGAGGAATTGCGCACAAAAACTGAAAGACTAAAAACTGTGGAAGCTGAGTTGATAATGAAAACCGACGAATTGACAAAAGTTAAACAAGAGTTAACGACACGAAATGCTCAGGTTAAAAAGTTTGAATTCGATGTGCGATATTTGAAAAATGAGCATGTGGTGAAGGACAATTTGTTAAAGAAGGTTCAGGATCAGATGGTGCGCGAAACTCGTGAGATGGCAGCGCAGATTCAAGGTCTGCGGGAATCAATGGAGATGGAGAAGCGACTTGCGCAGTCGTATAAAGACATGGCGGAACGGGAGAGGAAAAAACGTGAGAATGTGGAGAACAGGTGTCGTCTGCTGATGTCCCAGTCTGGAGGGAAGGTGCAGCCCAGCATACCAATG AGTGCATCCGATGATGGCGACGTGATAGTCATCGAGGACGATGAACCCAAACGGGCAAATATCCGGGCCGACATCCGACATTCTAGACCAGCCGGGTCAGGCATCTCATCTTTCCGCCAAGCCTCTCCATCTTCCAGTCTTGCGAGTTTAGGACATTTAAGCGCTGCAACTGGTGTGCGGCGGCAGTCACCTGTTTCTAGTGCTCATGGTTCAAGTATAGGTGGCGCTCAAACTTCATTCATGTCAAGTGACAGTCTCGCTTCAAAAACTCTTAGTTCCTCGTCTATGTTACATGACAGTACACGTTCATTTGCCAGTGATCATAAAACTACAGCGCCTGTGATTTCTAACGTGGAATCGCTCCAAGGACATTCTCTTAGTAGTCCGACGAGGTTTGAAGACTCGATAATGAATCCATTACGCAGTACGCCAGAACGGCAAGATAGTTTTGGCGAAGGTTCAAGTATGGAAATGTCACAG TCACTGCTAGAAGCCTCGAGTCCCGGCCAAGGCATGATACATTCATGTTCTCTCTGTCCCAAGGTGTTTCCGACACGCTGGAAACTTTCTGCGCATCTCCGTgtccacacaggagagaaaccatttgttttGTTCTATCTGTGGGAAGGCTTTCAGACAGAAGGGCCACCTGCGCACTCATATATTTACAGTGCATAG
- the LOC135488680 gene encoding uncharacterized protein LOC135488680 isoform X8 — MDEPNSQLMEMESEMDENKSGTVFEGQGECEEDFSDYGNPDMEGDEEEGGEFDEEENGEDHEENPKLPTFGEGHLEFDKVAESNFGGETENPEGGFSQSEIKQELSDYDDENAEFEAEHLESIDENPMLDNAGSEGEHSEFEGKDSDVPVENPDLEHEHLGIQGEHSDIDGENPDADGENLDLEGEHSDFVGRQFKVAGRDDHEMEGSDFEEGEHPELEDEDEEGEYEEGVYPGMDDEDSRLEGDENLSGKEEEEDSSKVDKTSPLYIDRQRSANILKQIAEFESEAVNKTAESDETAAIGTSGYDIDNSNMAQISPKREPQADTVVEETNASSPSVDAFSIRKSLDLTRSLSTVEWSSSASPSKRDLASSPPGLGRDDDPRPTKRLKMQTMRTELDLKGSMMTRTWTELTNLLNDYQAELYQREDTLTSFENCDEKAVLEEMSALKDDLGSKDRVLSKCQEELRTKTERLKTVEAELIMKTDELTKVKQELTTRNAQVKKFEFDVRYLKNEHVVKDNLLKKVQDQMVRETREMAAQIQGLRESMEMEKRLAQSYKDMAERERKKRENVENRCRLLMSQSGGKVQPSIPMSASDDGDVIVIEDDEPKRANIRADIRHSRPAGSGISSFRQASPSSSLASLGHLSAATGVRRQSPVSSAHGSSIGGAQTSFMSSDSLASKTLSSSSMLHDSTRSFASDHKTTAPVISNVESLQGHSLSSPTRFEDSIMNPLRSTPERQDSFGEGSSMEMSQSLLETSSPVGGMVVHSCTFCPKVFPNRGKLSAHLRVHTGEKPFVCSICGKAFRQKGHMRTHIFTVHSEIPLLPTDNQPDQ; from the exons ATGGATGAACCGAATTCACAGCTAATGGAAATGGAATCCGAAATGGATGAAAACAAGTCTGGTACTGTGTTCGAAGGGCAAGGCGAGTGTGAAGAGGACTTCTCCGATTACGGAAATCCCGACATGGAGGGGGATGAGGAGGAGGGGGGTGAATTTGATGAAGAGGAAAATGGAGAAGACCATGAGGAAAATCCAAAGTTACCAACCTTTGGAGAAGGACATCTGGAGTTCGACAAAGTCGCCGAGTCTAATTTTGGTGGGGAAACTGAAAATCCAGAAGGTGGATTCAGTCAGTCCGAAATCAAGCAAGAGCTTTCAGACTATGATGATGAGAACGCAGAGTTTGAGGCTGAGCACCTGGAATCGATTGATGAAAATCCGATGTTAGACAATGCAGGCTCGGAGGGTGAGCATTCAGAATTTGAAGGCAAAGATTCAGATGTTCCGGTTGAAAACCCAGACCTTGAGCATGAGCACCTTGGCATTCAGGGTGAGCACTCAGACATTGATGGTGAAAATCCAGATGCTGACGGTGAAAATCTTGACTTGGAAGGTGAACATTCAGACTTTGTTGGTCGACAATTTAAAGTTGCTGGTCGCGACGATCATGAGATGGAAGGGTCAGACTTCGAAGAGGGTGAGCATCCTGAGCTGGAAGATGAAGACGAAGAGGGTGAATATGAGGAAGGGGTATATCCAGGGATGGACGATGAGGACTCGAGACTAGAAGGGGACGAAAATCTTTCTggaaaggaggaggaggaggattcATCAAAAGTAGACAAGACTTCTCCGCTATACATTGACAGGCAACGATCGGCAAATATTCTGAAACAGATTGCAGAATTTGAGTCCGAAGCTGTGAATAAAACTGCTGAAAGTGATGAGACAGCTGCGATAGGAACTTCTGGTTATGACATTGATAATTCCAATATGGCGCAAATTTCTCCGAAGCGTGAACCTCAAGCGGACACTGTTGTGGAGGAAACAAATGCTTCTAGTCCGAGTGTTGATGCATTTTCAATTAGGAAATCCTTAGACTTGACTCGGTCGCTGAGTACCGTAGAATGGTCGTCAAGTGCCAGTCCTTCCAAACGAGATTTAGCTAGCTCCCCTCCAGGCCTTGGTCGTGATGACGACCCTAGGCCGACTAAGCGTTTAAAAATGCAGACTATGAGAACTGAATTAGACTTGAAAGGTTCCATGATGACAAGGACTTGGACTGAATTGACTAATCTTCTAAACGACTATCAGGCTGAGTTATATCAGCGTGAGGACACGCTGACGTCGTTTGAAAATTGTGACGAGAAGGCAGTTCTGGAAGAAATGTCAGCGTTGAAGGATGACCTTGGATCCAAAGATAGAGTATTGTCAAAGTGTCAGGAGGAATTGCGCACAAAAACTGAAAGACTAAAAACTGTGGAAGCTGAGTTGATAATGAAAACCGACGAATTGACAAAAGTTAAACAAGAGTTAACGACACGAAATGCTCAGGTTAAAAAGTTTGAATTCGATGTGCGATATTTGAAAAATGAGCATGTGGTGAAGGACAATTTGTTAAAGAAGGTTCAGGATCAGATGGTGCGCGAAACTCGTGAGATGGCAGCGCAGATTCAAGGTCTGCGGGAATCAATGGAGATGGAGAAGCGACTTGCGCAGTCGTATAAAGACATGGCGGAACGGGAGAGGAAAAAACGTGAGAATGTGGAGAACAGGTGTCGTCTGCTGATGTCCCAGTCTGGAGGGAAGGTGCAGCCCAGCATACCAATG AGTGCATCCGATGATGGCGACGTGATAGTCATCGAGGACGATGAACCCAAACGGGCAAATATCCGGGCCGACATCCGACATTCTAGACCAGCCGGGTCAGGCATCTCATCTTTCCGCCAAGCCTCTCCATCTTCCAGTCTTGCGAGTTTAGGACATTTAAGCGCTGCAACTGGTGTGCGGCGGCAGTCACCTGTTTCTAGTGCTCATGGTTCAAGTATAGGTGGCGCTCAAACTTCATTCATGTCAAGTGACAGTCTCGCTTCAAAAACTCTTAGTTCCTCGTCTATGTTACATGACAGTACACGTTCATTTGCCAGTGATCATAAAACTACAGCGCCTGTGATTTCTAACGTGGAATCGCTCCAAGGACATTCTCTTAGTAGTCCGACGAGGTTTGAAGACTCGATAATGAATCCATTACGCAGTACGCCAGAACGGCAAGATAGTTTTGGCGAAGGTTCAAGTATGGAAATGTCACAG TCCTTGCTGGAAACCTCAAGTCCTGTTGGAGGCATGGTCGTACACTCCTGTACCTTTTGTCCCAAGGTGTTTCCGAATCGTGGGAAACTTTCCGCTCATCTCCGTgtccacacaggagagaaaccatttgtttgTTCTATCTGTGGGAAGGCTTTCAGACAGAAGggccacatgcgcactcatatATTTACAGTGCATAGTGAGATACCTTTACTACCCACGGATAACCAGCCAGATCAGTGA
- the LOC135488680 gene encoding uncharacterized protein LOC135488680 isoform X10, translated as MDEPNSQLMEMESEMDENKSGTVFEGQGECEEDFSDYGNPDMEGDEEEGGEFDEEENGEDHEENPKLPTFGEGHLEFDKVAESNFGGETENPEGGFSQSEIKQELSDYDDENAEFEAEHLESIDENPMLDNAGSEGEHSEFEGKDSDVPVENPDLEHEHLGIQGEHSDIDGENPDADGENLDLEGEHSDFVGRQFKVAGRDDHEMEGSDFEEGEHPELEDEDEEGEYEEGVYPGMDDEDSRLEGDENLSGKEEEEDSSKVDKTSPLYIDRQRSANILKQIAEFESEAVNKTAESDETAAIGTSGYDIDNSNMAQISPKREPQADTVVEETNASSPSVDAFSIRKSLDLTRSLSTVEWSSSASPSKRDLASSPPGLGRDDDPRPTKRLKMQTMRTELDLKGSMMTRTWTELTNLLNDYQAELYQREDTLTSFENCDEKAVLEEMSALKDDLGSKDRVLSKCQEELRTKTERLKTVEAELIMKTDELTKVKQELTTRNAQVKKFEFDVRYLKNEHVVKDNLLKKVQDQMVRETREMAAQIQGLRESMEMEKRLAQSYKDMAERERKKRENVENRCRLLMSQSGGKVQPSIPMSASDDGDVIVIEDDEPKRANIRADIRHSRPAGSGISSFRQASPSSSLASLGHLSAATGVRRQSPVSSAHGSSIGGAQTSFMSSDSLASKTLSSSSMLHDSTRSFASDHKTTAPVISNVESLQGHSLSSPTRFEDSIMNPLRSTPERQDSFGEGSSMEMSQSLLEASSPLQGMVVHSCTFCPKVFPNRGKLSAHLRVHTGEKPFVCSICGKAFRQKGHLGTHMVVHSDLSSLSSWNLPN; from the exons ATGGATGAACCGAATTCACAGCTAATGGAAATGGAATCCGAAATGGATGAAAACAAGTCTGGTACTGTGTTCGAAGGGCAAGGCGAGTGTGAAGAGGACTTCTCCGATTACGGAAATCCCGACATGGAGGGGGATGAGGAGGAGGGGGGTGAATTTGATGAAGAGGAAAATGGAGAAGACCATGAGGAAAATCCAAAGTTACCAACCTTTGGAGAAGGACATCTGGAGTTCGACAAAGTCGCCGAGTCTAATTTTGGTGGGGAAACTGAAAATCCAGAAGGTGGATTCAGTCAGTCCGAAATCAAGCAAGAGCTTTCAGACTATGATGATGAGAACGCAGAGTTTGAGGCTGAGCACCTGGAATCGATTGATGAAAATCCGATGTTAGACAATGCAGGCTCGGAGGGTGAGCATTCAGAATTTGAAGGCAAAGATTCAGATGTTCCGGTTGAAAACCCAGACCTTGAGCATGAGCACCTTGGCATTCAGGGTGAGCACTCAGACATTGATGGTGAAAATCCAGATGCTGACGGTGAAAATCTTGACTTGGAAGGTGAACATTCAGACTTTGTTGGTCGACAATTTAAAGTTGCTGGTCGCGACGATCATGAGATGGAAGGGTCAGACTTCGAAGAGGGTGAGCATCCTGAGCTGGAAGATGAAGACGAAGAGGGTGAATATGAGGAAGGGGTATATCCAGGGATGGACGATGAGGACTCGAGACTAGAAGGGGACGAAAATCTTTCTggaaaggaggaggaggaggattcATCAAAAGTAGACAAGACTTCTCCGCTATACATTGACAGGCAACGATCGGCAAATATTCTGAAACAGATTGCAGAATTTGAGTCCGAAGCTGTGAATAAAACTGCTGAAAGTGATGAGACAGCTGCGATAGGAACTTCTGGTTATGACATTGATAATTCCAATATGGCGCAAATTTCTCCGAAGCGTGAACCTCAAGCGGACACTGTTGTGGAGGAAACAAATGCTTCTAGTCCGAGTGTTGATGCATTTTCAATTAGGAAATCCTTAGACTTGACTCGGTCGCTGAGTACCGTAGAATGGTCGTCAAGTGCCAGTCCTTCCAAACGAGATTTAGCTAGCTCCCCTCCAGGCCTTGGTCGTGATGACGACCCTAGGCCGACTAAGCGTTTAAAAATGCAGACTATGAGAACTGAATTAGACTTGAAAGGTTCCATGATGACAAGGACTTGGACTGAATTGACTAATCTTCTAAACGACTATCAGGCTGAGTTATATCAGCGTGAGGACACGCTGACGTCGTTTGAAAATTGTGACGAGAAGGCAGTTCTGGAAGAAATGTCAGCGTTGAAGGATGACCTTGGATCCAAAGATAGAGTATTGTCAAAGTGTCAGGAGGAATTGCGCACAAAAACTGAAAGACTAAAAACTGTGGAAGCTGAGTTGATAATGAAAACCGACGAATTGACAAAAGTTAAACAAGAGTTAACGACACGAAATGCTCAGGTTAAAAAGTTTGAATTCGATGTGCGATATTTGAAAAATGAGCATGTGGTGAAGGACAATTTGTTAAAGAAGGTTCAGGATCAGATGGTGCGCGAAACTCGTGAGATGGCAGCGCAGATTCAAGGTCTGCGGGAATCAATGGAGATGGAGAAGCGACTTGCGCAGTCGTATAAAGACATGGCGGAACGGGAGAGGAAAAAACGTGAGAATGTGGAGAACAGGTGTCGTCTGCTGATGTCCCAGTCTGGAGGGAAGGTGCAGCCCAGCATACCAATG AGTGCATCCGATGATGGCGACGTGATAGTCATCGAGGACGATGAACCCAAACGGGCAAATATCCGGGCCGACATCCGACATTCTAGACCAGCCGGGTCAGGCATCTCATCTTTCCGCCAAGCCTCTCCATCTTCCAGTCTTGCGAGTTTAGGACATTTAAGCGCTGCAACTGGTGTGCGGCGGCAGTCACCTGTTTCTAGTGCTCATGGTTCAAGTATAGGTGGCGCTCAAACTTCATTCATGTCAAGTGACAGTCTCGCTTCAAAAACTCTTAGTTCCTCGTCTATGTTACATGACAGTACACGTTCATTTGCCAGTGATCATAAAACTACAGCGCCTGTGATTTCTAACGTGGAATCGCTCCAAGGACATTCTCTTAGTAGTCCGACGAGGTTTGAAGACTCGATAATGAATCCATTACGCAGTACGCCAGAACGGCAAGATAGTTTTGGCGAAGGTTCAAGTATGGAAATGTCACAG TCTTTGCTGGAAGCCTCAAGTCCTCTCCAAGGCATGGTTGTACACTCCTGTACCTTTTGTCCCAAGGTGTTTCCAAATCGTGGGAAACTTTCCGCTCATCTCCGTgtccacacaggagagaaaccatttgtttgTTCTATCTGTGGGAAGGCTTTCAGACAGAAAGGTCACCTAGGGACTCATATGGTCGTGCATAGTGACCTGTCTTCTTTATCCTCTTGGAACCTGCCAAACTAG